In Podospora pseudoanserina strain CBS 124.78 chromosome 5, whole genome shotgun sequence, a single window of DNA contains:
- a CDS encoding hypothetical protein (COG:S; EggNog:ENOG503PC1B), translating into MIWKDFNNGQVTVTGVGIYDKSEDFIAPVDFNARYDDDGYDKPRADEVLLERKDPIQGRYGFAMHAACWALLEEGMGPANTVPVKRVFQILDSLPERLGLFQLDCGIGSGANEACLPWEPCLPLQSPGGPSSSSEPTAPAATDVRRNDDTARGARANRDHIVERVKALVDIVQLHHEVQELVSPWNEASEVDDTRWRMVAGSLERSTNEVIYPHHVGCRELFHNTISVPEDISQVSVSTIRDGQFWTQFGGPDGAYLEHLTRVSFYDSSRLVFEYDSNDIPAVHTSFGRAVKRNHQEKVHFDIDGPGGEPIISVTIRQIVQNNEEELGPTDGLLGSFEIRTNKGTRCCFLVDDEDDDEEGRDIKVMGFVAKPRTEVTGIYGAQYFMATGLGALGIMTTLASIR; encoded by the exons ATGA TATGGAAAGATTTCAACAATGGCCAAGTCACGGTAACTGGGGTTGGCATCTACGACAAATCTGAGGACTTCATCGCTCCGGTGGATTTCAATGCTCGATACGATGATGACGGATATGACAAGCCTAGAGCCGACGAAGTTTTGCTAGAACGGAAGGATCCCATCCAGGGCAGGTACGGATTTGCCATGCACGCTGCTTGCTGGGCGCTACTAGAAGAAGGGATGGGGCCCGCCAACACCGTCCCTGTCAAGAGAGTATTTCAGATTCTCGACTCGCTTCCTGAAAGACTAGGACTTTTCCAACTTGATTGTGGCATCGGTTCCGGAGCCAACGAGGCATGCCTTCCTTGGGAGCCTTGTCTTCCTTTGCAGTCGCCGGGcggcccatcatcatcttctgaGCCAACCGCTCCAGCTGCGACTGATGTGAGACGCAATGATGATACAGCTCGCGGGGCCCGCGCCAACCGAGATCATATCGTGGAGCGTGTCAAGGCACTTGTCGATATCGTGCAGCTACATCATGAAGTCCAAGAACTGGTTTCACCTTGGAACGAGGCCTCTGAGGTTGACGACACACGTTGGCGCATGGTAGCTGGAAGTCTGGAGCGTAGTACCAATGAGGTCATATATCCTCATCATGTTGGTTGTCGAGAGCTATTCCATAACACGATTTCCGTCCCTGAAGATATCTCACAGGTATCGGTGTCCACCATCCGAGATGGGCAATTTTGGACCCAGTTTGGGGGTCCAGACGGGGCTTATCTGGAACACCTGACTCGAGTGTCATTCTACGACTCTTCCCGTTTGGTCTTTGAGTATGACAGCAACGATATTCCGGCTGTCCATACATCATTTGGGAGGGCGGTAAAGCGGAATCATCAGGAAAAGGTGCACTTCGACATTGACGGCCCTGGCGGTGAACCCATCATCAGTGTTACTATCCGCCAGATTGTCCAGAACAACGAAGAGGAACTTGGCCCAACTGATGGGCTTTTGGGTTCTTTCGAG ATTCGAACGAACAAGGGCACTCGCTGCTGCTTTCTCgtggacgatgaggatgatgatgaggaaggacGGGACATCAAAGTCATGGGGTTCGTAGCTAAGCCGCGTACTGAGGTCACTGGGATCTACGGGGCCCAGTATTTCATGGCAACTGGACTGGGGGCGCTAGGAATTATGACAACCCTGGCGAGCATTAGGTAA